The DNA window AGCCAGCACCTTCATGGGGTATCCAGGCTCTGGACGGTGAGTTCACCAACTACACCCAGCCCCAGGGCCATCCTGGGGGTATGCAAAGGCCCTTTCCTCCATAAGGAAACTGTTCTGTAGGAGATCTTACAGAAGTGGGCTCAGGGAGAGAATCTCTGAGTAGCAGGACTCTGGGGCCTACCCCCTCTCCTCTTTCCACATTAGGTTTTCTTCCTAtatttgatgagtctggctattTCTATTGGACACCAGCAAAGTGGATATGAACAAGTGCCTCATATAGCCCATTATGTGCTACCAGTGCTACCACCAGGGAGCACTGACCTGGAGGCTAAGAGCCCGAGCCCTAGAGCAACCCACACCTGAGTTGAAGTCTAGACTCTACTACTTACTACGTGACACTGTTGTTACAACGTTGGCTACCCTCCCTGGGCCTCTatgtcctcttctgtaaaatgagtttaATAGCATGGACACTACCTTGGGAGGCTGTGAAAGAGCTACACATGCTGGGGGGGTCCATCAGATGAAATGGTGATGTGGAACACGCACACTCTGCATCATGGAAAGTGGGACCCCCAGGTGAGCCAGGCCTCCTGATACAATGAAGAAAGCTGCTCCACCACTAGCTAGGGTATCACTGAAGACAAATGTACCAAAAGAACTGAACCCGCATCTAATCAAGGCTTTAGAGCAACTGTCCAAGAAATACAGGGAGAGGGGGACAAGACAAACGGCACCAGGGGGCCCTAACAACAGATATAAACCCATTGAGTGCAACGCCCCAAAGGACATCACAGTTCTTCAAGGTGATGGCATGGGGGAGTAAGGTGAGGGCATCCCACCTCAAAGGGACTTCAACAGACGTGGCCATCCCTCACTTGCCATCCCTACGTGGTCACTAGTGTGGCCCCCTTCCATTTCACTCTCCCAAGTGTGCCAATGTGGACTCGAAGTATATGGCCATCCTAGTGAAAAGGAACCTCAAAGGACCTAACATCCAAACCAAGTATCAGCTAATATTAAGAAATTGTTGTccggcacctgggtgactcagtccgttaagcctctgccttcggctcgagtggtggtctcagggtcctgggatttagtcccacatcaggctccctgatctgtggggagcctgtttctctctctctccctctgcccctccctgtgcttctgTGAGCacactctctgtgtcaaataaataaataaataaatcttaaaattgttGTCAATAATATCTAGGTAACATTGTGAttacaaaatgtctttttttaatatataaaaaagcaTTCTAAAGAATCCAAGAATAAAATGATGTCTGagatttccccccaaaatgctcCAGAAAAAGGAAACGGGGGAATAGAGAGTGAAGCAAGCATGGCAAGATGGGGATAGTTGCTGAAACTGAAGGGTAACCAGTACCCGAGTGTTCACTGCAGTCTCCAGTTTTGTATTATGTTCGTTttcataatactttaaaaataaagaccaaattaaaaaaaaaaagtgctaagcACAGAACCAGGGATAAGGGAACCTGAGTCAGGTTTGCTGGGTTACTGGAGCCTGGCAGAGGCTGAGCCTCACCCTGAGAGTAGAGGTGCACGCGGTGAATGCTCCTCTTCAGCTGCTCCAGGCGCTGGTGCATCTCCAGGGCACCCATGCTGTTGCAACAATTCAGCTCCCCCTGAACTGCACAGAAGAACTTTGCCTACGACAAGGGGACAGGCAGGGCAGGAGGAAGCCAGACAGGTGAGACGCCTGCCGGCTGCACTCTTCAAGCTGGGCCGCCTGGGGCTTCTGGAAGAGCCCTACTCTGCAGCTACAGCTAGGCCCgaaggctccctccccacccaaccctcgccccgccccacccaaccctcgccccgccccgccccgcccccaatCTCCTATCCTCAGAGCTCCGCCCTAGAAGACAGCGAGCGGGAGCCGTGTGAGCACCCGCCCCCGtggcccccgccccgcctccccccTTGCAGCCCCGCCGGCCCGCTCGcacccagaggaaggagaggagcccGCGCCCCTCGTACTCGGCCAGCTTGCCCTTGCGCACCACCCTCTCGGCCAGCGCCGGGTTGCGGTCGATGCTGCGGAAGAGGCGGCGCAGCGCGCGTTCCGTGTAGGTGGCCGCCTGCCTCTCGAAGTCCTCCTCGGAGATGAGCTGGCAGAAGGTCACACTCTGGGGCAACTCGCTGTCGAACTCGTCCAGGACCTCCATCCCCGAGGAGCTGCGGGCGGGCCTGGGCGGCCTGGGGGCGGAGCGGCCGTCGGGGCGGGGCCACCGAGGCTCCAGGCGTGCCGACCCCCACCCGCCTCGGGCCAGGGGACAGGGGCAGGTCCCGAGGGCCAGGGATCGGATCGCCGTGGGCGGCGGGGCGGGGACCGCGGGGACGCACCTGCTCTCTGCCCCACAGCCGCCGCACCGACGCAGCCTCCCTCCGCgtgccgccgccaccgccccgACCGCTCTAGCCAATCCCCCCGGAGCTCGCGGGCGGGGGGCCAATCCGCGCGAGGCGGCCGCACGTGACAATGCCCACCGCTCTGGGCATGCGCTCTGGAGCGTTCGACGGGGCAAACGCTGCGGCGCACCGCGGAGGCCCAGTCCCGCTGGCGTGTTGCAGTCCTTGATTGGGGGAGCCGGCCATGGCCACGCAGAGAACATGGTCAGCAGCCGTACACTTCGAAAGTCTTTAAGGCTTTCTCCCATCCCCATTCCGTGTGCTCACCCTCCCTCCTCGGGGTCTGTCGACCACACGCCAAGGGCTTCACTCAAGTCTCTTAACTCCTCTAGTCCCAGActtcactcttcctctcctgATTTACTCTCCAGCATCAAACCCAACCCTCCTCAGcttgtcttctctcttcccctgtaTAACCACTCCTTTGCTCTGTACTCACGTTGCCTCTTCACGAGCATCTCCAGCTGCTCATGCATTTCAGAAGGCCCCATCTTCACAGTACCATCTGGGATGATCTTATCCCACTTCTTGGTCCCAACTCAGAGCTGACTTAACTAACTCTAACCTGCGTCTCAGGCTGAGACCTCCCTTGAATTCCAGAACCACATCCAAGTTTCGGCTGGGGTCGTTTCTTTGGCGTCTCATGCTGAACATACCCAGTTTGGCATACAGCTtcttccctcccaaccccaaacctgcttctcttctccctctcctacttggTCAGCGATGTCACTACCAACCACCGCAGCCACATTGATAAGGGGGCCCACCCTGGATTGCTTCCTCTCTGTCGCCCTCCACACCCCTTCACCCCAATCAACCTGAGATCCATGGAGTGCATCTGAGAAGTCAAAAGAAGAGTTTTCACCTGCCACTGCCAAACCACCAACCCTCTAAGGTTCTGCTGTCCCCAACATAGGCCCTCACTTCCTCCTGCTTTGAGGTCAGAGAGCAAGATGGAAACaatcaaggaggaaaaaaaattttagcctAGGGGTGCAAACAGATATGATACACATGGGTTCAAATCTGCATTCTACTTCCTGATGctgtgtgcttctccctctcccactccccctgcttgtgttccctctctagctgggtctctgtcaaataaataaaaatcttaaagaaaaaaaaaactttactttGCAATatatagtatttgcctttttatatACAGCACAAGTCCTCTGAGGGGTCAAACAGACCCCTAATTAATCCCCCCCCACCATGTTATGCTAATTAATACTTCACACTTTGtgtacttatttgtattttttaaagttgtattggcccctcctctgtgccaggcactgccaaGAGAGATATAAAAAGGGACattgtccctgccctcagggctcCCAGTGTAATGAGGACTTCAGCCACAATGAGAAATTTCAATCTAACAGGCTCTGCTGGAGGGATATTGGATGCTGTGGAGCCCAGGAAAGGATTTCCCTAGGAGGGAACATTTGAGCAAAACCCTGAGTTCACAAGCATCCCCCAGCAAGGGCCAGAGACAGCTGTATGAGGGTCTCCAGCCAGTGGGCACAGAATCTACCCAGAAATAAGGATGGCCACCTCCAGCCATGGATGCCCGGTCTTCTACCCCCCAGGGTGGGGGTGAAGCTGACATCTTGATGTGCTCAGCCAGGGGTGAGGGGTACTCCCAAATGCCCATCTGGAAACCTAGGCCTCCTCTCAAAGGAGACAGGCTTGAATGACTCACTGGGCACACAAGCCTTTTGCATTGTGGCATGTCCTGACGGAGGAGGTGGCCTTGCAGGCATGCCTGGGGCCTGGCTCCTTGGCAATCCCCCTAATTGTAGCTGTTAGGATGGGCATGCCAGGCACCTCTTGGTCCCTCCTGCAGTCTCAGGGCAGCATACCTCCCTgtaagagaacaaactggcatGGTTGATGGGTATCACCTGTGGGCTTCATAGCCCaagtccacccacccaccccagatAGTGGTGCTCCTAAGAACCCAGGAGAATGTTCTCTCCAGAGTCTGACCCTCCCCAAGCCCTCAAGGAGGGCTGGGTGTAGTTCACCTGCACACAAAGTTGAGCTGGGTCTGAGCCAGGCAACACAGTGGGTCTCCATTTCTCCACAAGGCCCTGACGGAACCTGGAGTCCCCAGTCTTACCCAGGGAGTTGGTGTGGAAAGATCTTCAAACCAGAGCTTTTCTGAATCCAGGGCCTCTGCCCCTTGCTCCTGTCCAGCCATAACCCAGAGGAGAATTTATGGGAGGATTCCCCCAGCTCTGCACTCACCTAATCCTCTGATGGAGGGTCCAGCCTAGTTCCACACCTGCTCCTAGCTGCTAGGAAGTGGAGTGAGGCCCCAAAACTCCCTCCCTTCAGGCGCTATGGGTGGTGGGCTGGGCCTGACCGATGCCCTTTCATCATTGCACTGCTTCCCAGCGGCCCACAGTAGTGCAACAGGGAAAGAGTGTCAGGCAGGCCTGCCAGCGCCTCTCCCGGTGGTGGTCCTTGAGGATCTGAGACCTGGAATGCAGGCTCACTGGGGTGGGGCTTCTGCCTGGGGGGAAGGGTGCCCTCTGACCCTAGAGGCCCAGGCCTAGCCAAGATCTCAAGTTTCCATGGAGAAGGGAGTGAGGCCAgggacgggggaggggagggcctgcAGGCCCAAGGGGCCCtgcctggggagggggttggtagtgtggggaaggaggggtTCCCAAGGCTGGTCCCAGATGCTTTGACAATATCATTGCACTGCTTCTCAGAGCACAGTAGTGCAACCTCGTCAGAGCACCTGGGGCCAGCTGGGGGTACCCCCACGGCCCCCAGTAAGCTCAGGGCGGGAAGCTCAAccgtgggggggtggggtggggctagGGGCCCTGTCCTGGACCTCAAGGCGGGAAGGATTTCGGCAGGGCTATGGTCCTGGAGGTCGTCAGAATGTCCCGGCCCTTCCCCAGCACGCTCCACATTGCGGTGCGGGAGAGACCCCAGACTGAGGGGTAGCTCCAACCCAGGAGCGGGAGCggacgggggagggggcaaaCACACAAAGGAGAGGGACCCGCGCTCCACCGCAGTCCGAAGCCCACTCGCGCACGGAGCGAGGGTGGGTACAGACCGACGACCCTACGCCCTCACTCGGTCTGCGGCTCCGAGAGAAGGAGGGTGGCCCGGTTCCGAACGAGGCGCCCCTGCCGGCTCAGGCCCCCAACCCTGGCCCCTAGCCCCCAACTTGGGCTCCAGTCCTAAAGATTCTCTTCCTGGCGGCCCAGAGcgaaggaaaagaacaaggaaggCTTCCCGCCCTTCTGGAGTCCCCTGCCCGGAGAGGGCGCCCGGGGTCCGGGCTGCGCCCCTCCGCACAGTCCCGCCGGGTTGGGCCGCCCTGCCTGTGCCCTCCACCTCGGACCCTGCTACTCACGCGGCGGGACGCCCCTTCCAAACCAGGACGGGGCAGGACGCGGAAGGTTAGCGAGAGAAAGGTCCTGGCGGTTGGTTGCCCCCGTCATCCCCATCAGGACGACCCCGCACCTCGTGGCGCCCTCTCGCTCGCCGGCTCCATCTTTAACCCGCTGACAGTCGGCGCGGCCCAGCCCCCGGCTTCTTAGCATAACGCCGCGCTCATTGGCCGGAGCCGGCGCGGGGGCTTCGCCTCCTGCACTCCTATTGGCTGAAACAGGAGCGATTTCAAAATAGCCTCCGGGCTCGGATTGGCCGGGAGCGGGCCAAGTCCCCGGCTCCGTGGTTTTAACAATGAGTACTACAAACACTTTCTCACCATTCATAACTTATCAAAAGGAATTTTGCCCGCCTTTTCTCAGCTCCAGTCTCCGCGAGTTTAATAGCGGCGCGGGCAAGAGCGCTTGGAAGCCCGGAGGGGGGCGCCGTCCGCGCAGCTGAGCCCACTGGGAAGCGATCCTGGGAAAATGCCCGAACCCTCTGTCTAGTTCTCTGTGGAGCAGGGCCGCGGGCTGCTTCATTATGCGTGCTGACATCGTTCCCCGTACCTCCCGGACAAGATACTCGGCTGCAGTGGGCTTCCCGGCCGAGGTAGCCCCCGCTCCCCAACCAACCCCACCTCATCGCCTGGCTTGACCTGAAGCCACCCGGTTAGGCCTGGGCTGCAGAGATCTGGTCCTGGAGCCCGTGAAGCCTTGTGGATCTGTGGGAGGTAAGGGGAAGAGGGTGTCAGCTTGAGTCCCCGCGCGATTGCTATCCACTTTGTGGATACACATTAAGTGCCTACCCAGAGCTGATGACCCATAAGGATACACACCGTTCAGCCCTCACACagctgcagtgtgtgtgtgtatgtgtgttggtgcagagtgttggggggggagggtagCTTAGGCTACAGTGCatcgctgccccccccccccattttattcTCTCAGTCCAACGGCTGAGAGCAAAAGTTTCTGAGGCAGGTATAGCTGGGTTAAATCTTTACCAACCTGCTGCCTCCTCCACAAAATTAAGACAATTGAACCTGCTTCATAGAATTGTTGCCAGGAGCAAATGAGATGCTGTGTAAATCGTTGGCCAAGTGCCCGACACTTAGTGTTCAGTAAATGCGTGCTCTGCTGCTGCAATTTAATTTTTGGTCTTGACCTGCATTCTGTCTAGAGCCATCTTAAGTGCTCCCACAGCTTCAGCCTTGGTTCCCCAAGGATCCTACATGCTATACACTGTTTGATTCTGCTATTCATCTAGGTGTACCGCAATCATGTCGGAGGTCAGGTGAGTGATGGGAGAGGAGCTTAAATTTGTAGACAATGCTTGAGGGGTTTGGCAATGGAGGGATCAGGAGGTCTGTGTTTGACCAGAGCAGGAGCTCATGGGTTGAGAGGGTGGGGAAGTAATGGTCCGGGGCCTACAGTGTGAGCCACCTCTCGTCAAGTCTCACAATTGCCtagagcttttctttcttttttttttttaaggttttattttatttatttatttatttgagagagagagaaacagcatgagaggggagagagtccgagggagaagcaggctccccgctgagctgggagcccgatgtgggactcgcttccaggactctgggatcatgacctgagccgaaggcagttgcttaaccaactgagccacccaggcgccctgcctagAGCTTTTCTCACACCCCCATAAGGCCAATTGATTTCTCACCTGCAAGGTGCTTTGCCCATACTCCTCCAAGCCCCTTCCCACCAGCTGCTACCCCCAGCTTCTCCTTGGGCTCTTGTATTCTCAATCAGAAAGTGGTGGCACTCTGTACCCCCAGCAGCTCCCTTAAACCCCTCCCCTCCTACATATACAGCCCCACCTGGGCCAAGTTAGCAAGTCCAAGAAGTCTGTCGTCTCCCCCATAACCTCTAGAGGTCATCTACACACCAGCAAAACTAACTGTTCCCTTCCTCTTTAGGGCCCTGTTTATTGTTCCTGCCTTTAAGTTGCAATGCTTTGCCTGCCAGAATTGTGCCTctccttccaggaagccttctcagGTCTCTACAGGTAGCAGGTCTTTGTGGCTACCTTCCCTTGCAAAATCTTTTGAGTTTTGTTATCTCCTTGGGACCCTGGAAAGTTGTAGTGGGGGCTGGAGATGCCACATGCCCAGGCAGGCTAGGCTGTGAGAACTTAACACGAAGGTTCATGAAGCTCAGGAGCTAGGGAACTGGGGTCACCTGCCATCAGACCATCTAAGGGTGGAGAGGGGTGTTGTGATGGCAGTGTTGGAGTACATGAAAGAGCTTCAAGGTTCGGATGGGTTGAGCTGTCATTCCGTGCTGGAGACAAGAGGTTTTGCACTAAGGAAGAGATGGTGAACCAGGTCAGGGAGGCTGGCACCTCCTGGTCACCCCCAGGCTTACAGCAAAACACAATCACAGACTAACATTCTTTAATCACAAAGGCACTTGAGAACCCCTACAAACCCAAAGTCTCTACCAAGAGTGGTCCTGCAGATGCCCCACCCTGCCaccctccatccacccatccatggCACTCAGAGTTCATCGTGACCTGCAGAGGGATCCACACTGGGCTTGATGAAGATGCCTTCCATGGCCTTCCACGTATTGTGTGTATTGGCGCTGGACATGCCATGCACTTCATGCTGCCCACGGATGGGGCTCCCGTACTGCTCTCCAGTGACTGACAGGAACACAGAGGTGCCCACGTGCTGGAAGCGCACAGCGGCCTCTCGCTCCCAGTGCTGCCCTGAGCAGCGCACGGTCCACAGATCCAGGTCGTCACCCTCACCATCTTCCCCAAAGGCGCTCACCTCCTGTGGGTGCAGGGGACAGAAGGACAGTGCTCACCAGAGGCACACTGAGTCCCCTGTGGTCACTTTGGCAGCAGCACTCACACCCAGGGCACTGGGCCTTGAGTCCTTCCCTGTacccttctgagcctcagctcccaCAGCTGAAAAATGGGACACTGCCACCGTCATCCCCCAGCATCCAGTAGGCTCTCCCCAACACGATCTCTTCAAACACATGCACACCCTACCCCATCTGTCTGGGCGGTAACCACTGGCCCCCAAGTAGCTAGgacctcctcctctctcctccatgTTCCCcttcctaacctctctgagcctcactcaGCATGACGTCCAACTTCTAGGCCGACAGGTCTCTATTCAATACTCTCTCTTCTGACAAGTTCCCCCAAGcagcctctgttcctccccaaTCCCTCCCTGACCCCACAACCCCCTTATACCCCAACTCCACCCCTCCACCTCTCCATCCTCCAGTTCCAGTGAATTCCATTGGAGCACAAGCTCTTCCCCAGGCCTGGCAAAGCCccaattcccctccccccccccccccccccccccggtagCCTGGAGAACTACTCATCCTTCCAGACCCAACCTGCGTTTCTCCTCCCCTGCCCGGTTTCATATTCCCCACCCCAAAGGCCTCGTGAATCCCCTTCCTGGGTCCAACCTAACCCCAGGAGATAAGCTATCCAGCAGATCTTTCTTCCTGTCCCGCAGCTGCCCCGCAGAGGTGGTCCTCAGTAAACATTTCTGAATTGAAATTCCCATTTCAcacaggaagctgaggctcagagccaCTGAGAGGAAGAGTCTAgattctgtccctgccccccccgacacacacacacacacacacacacacacacacacacacacacacacacacacgagcctCTCTGGGGCGAGGGCTCACCTGGTTGTTGGACAGCGGCGACGGAAAGTGGTGCGTGTGCAGGTTCTTGCCGGTTAGCACGTGCGTGAGCCGAACCGCCTGCCCACAGCGCACCGGGGACCCGCGCGGGCACCCGCCCTCCGAGCCACCGCGGATCCGCCAGTAGCTATTGGCGTCGTCTGACGCCTCCACGCCAGTCACCGACTGTTGGCCGCTGCCTGAGGGGcgacaccccaccccaccccggggtCGCGGTCAATCTCTGAACTCGCTACCCTTGACCCGGACACCATAAACTTTCCAAGACAAcctcaatcctgggaccccaaCGGCTCACTCCCAGGCCCCAACTCTGGCCCTTGGTCCCTGGCTGAACTCCCAAGTCCCTTGGCCTGCAGCTCCCGGACGACCCTCCTCGCCCCCGATATCCTGACGACCCCCTTAAAACGGCCGGTCCTTGGCCCCCTTGGTCCCCCAGCCAGGCTCCTTGAAGACCCCCAGACTCGTAGCCCTGCAGAGTCCCTCAAGACCACCCCACCTTCAAACCCCCGGCCTCGGGTTCCGCCCCCCTGACGATACCCCAGTCTCGGGCCCCGCGCACCGGATCCGTATTTGATGTCGTGCGAGTGCAGCCGCACCCTGTGTTGCGTGTTGAACAGCTTCAGCACCGACCCGCAGGTCACGAGCCCTGCGCCGGACTTGGCGGCACCGCTGCTCGGCACCAAGAGCGTCAGCAGCAGCCCCAGAAGCGCCGGTCCGGCAGCTCTGCCACAGCCCGCGCTCCACATCGCCCCGGCCGAGCTCCGGCAGCTCGGGCCCATGGGACGCTTCCGTCTCCGCCACCAGCCAATCCGGCTCTGACAGAGCCAGTACGGGCAGCCAATCGCCAGCCAGCACGGCGCTCCGCCTGCATTGCCATTGGGTCGGCATTGAGGGGGCCCGCCCCCGGCTTTCCAGAGCGGCGactgggagggggctggagacACGAGGAGGGCTTTGATTGGTCCACGCTTCCGAGGACTCACCAATGAATGCTAAGGGAAGGTTGGTGCGGCGCCGAGTGGTTAGAGAGACGCTGCAGAGCAGCGCTGTAGGTTCGGGAgccccacccaggggcctctgaGCCCCTGGACACCTGGctggggatcccaggaccctgcgggCACGTGTTCACAAAACCCCTTGATCTTGGATCGTCGGGCTTTCAATCACGATCTTTCCTCTCAACTATGGGTCCTCAGCTTCAGGGTTGCTGGACCACTAGATTTTGTGGTCACGAGGTCGATGGATCTCAGATACTGGATAACTTGGTTCTTCAGTCCCTGGATCCCGGGATTAGTTAATTCCCCAGTCATTCGGTCATTGCCTCCTTTCTGAGAATGGGTCACCTCAGTCCCTGGACCCTGGGGTTTTTTAATGCACTCGGCCATCGGGcagcagagggcagcagggaTCTGTGGTGTTGAGGATAATGATTGGTTCTCACCAGAAAGCCCCAAAGTTTCTTAGgaaaccaggaccctgggagacCAAGTGACTGTGGGTACTAAGTGTGCCAGGTTTCCGATATGAGTGGGTCGCTGTCTCAGTGCCTTCTCAGAGGGCTGTCAGCTCAATCTTCAAGGGAGAAAAACTTATACgactgtttatttattcatttgtggaaCGTTCTTATGTTGACTTAACTCCAGGCCCCGTGCTGGGGGCCACTGGGGAACTGGCTCTGGGCTACATTACTCAATAGGCTGACTACCCGTGAACTTGAGGCACCAACAAAGCAGGGagaaaagtttatatttaattaaatcattccgaattttgcattaaaaaaatccagagtAAAGCCATTTTAATTACAGCAACATGTAATTTGGGGGTTTTCGTGTTTAATAGTGTTTCTATTTTGAATTACATATGGGATAAGACACTTGATCTTTTCAGGGTTTAGGATGTCTAAATTGCTAAAGGTCTGCCCTGGCATTGGCAGACCCTGCACTCACTTGAGGGGCCTCCACTCCACGGTGGAGGGGCTAGAGTATAATCTGGGAAGCAATGGATATGTTCTCTTGGACATACCAACAAGCATCTCAGACTTAATATGTCCAGAGCAGAATTCTTGGTGTCCTCCCTCAaacttctcccccccccccaggcttcTGAGTCTCAGTAATGGCACCTCCGTTTGCCTTGATTCAGCCCCCAAACTGGGACTTATCTTTAATTCCCCTCTTTACCACATTTCTCACATCTCATCCAACACATCTTGATGGCTCTAAATCCAAAACAGATTGTAAAGCATCTCTCCTGCTTTCCTTATCACCACCCTAATCCAAGACACTCTCCACTATCGGTATCGCCTCTCCAGATATGGACCATTGCCCCCTGACAGATTTCAGTACTTCCGCTGCTCAGGCCCCTCCAAATCACTCTCCACACAGGGGAGTGATTTATACCTTAGAAAGCATATATCAGGGGGCACatggcaggctcagtcagtagagcatgtgactcttgatgtcaggggtTATGAGTTCAGGacccacgttgggcgtggagcctacttaaaaaaaatttttttttttaaatcaggggtgcctggctgactcagtcagtggagcatgcaactcttgatctcagagttgtgagtttgagccccatgcgggtgtagagattacttaaaatctttatatatatatatatatatatatatatatatatatatatatatatatatatatataaaatcatgccAGGCACCTGCTTAAAGCTGCCAACAGCTTCCCACTGCATGTAAGACCAGAGGATGGTGAGGACACAGCAGGCAATCTCCCCCACAGGCAAAAACAGGATTCCAAGTATAGCACAGACCCCAGAATTGGAGTAGGAGAAGCCAACGTGGTTGTCTGTCCCTCGACTTTCTCAGGGCCTCATGCCTTCTCACAGCTAttccctttccctgcctccccctgcagACCACCTTCCCCAGCTCACCCTATGTGCAGATGCTCAGGGCGGATTATGGTGTCTCCACAGACCTCCACTTTCCAGTCACAGATTGTCTTCAGGTTCACATGCTCATCTGCTTAACTTGGTTCCAGGGATTGCTCAAGGTGCAAAAAGctatggggaggggtgggggggcggttgGTAAGCTGGCCTCCAAATATGGCTACGAACAATTCCTCCCATCCGCATAAGTGTAAGCTGCTTCTCTCATCAAGACATGGACTCTCTCATCAAAACACTGAATCTGGGCCGGCATGGTAATTTGCTTTGACCAAGAGAATAGCACAGAAATGCTGTTTTGGGACTTTGGAGCACAAGCTGCAAGAGGACCAGTGGTTCTTACTTCACATTCTCTAGATATGTGCTTCTGAGGCCAGGGTGGGGATATGTTCTCTTTCCCACCTTGAGGACTTGGCAGAGAGACCTGGAAAGTTGGCAGGTATTGTGCCGGCTGCTGTGTCTCAAGAGCCCTAGGGTTCCCCTCCAGGCTCTTTTCTGCAAACAGAATTTCTTGCCTCTCTGGAGAAGGCTGGGAGATGGCTGCGCCACACTGTCCACACTGGTTTTTAGCAATCAGTGCAAATTGCGCCAGAATCTCCCAGTCTATCTTGGGGCGCCTAGCCGGCTcatttggaagagcatgcgacttttgatctcggggttgtgagttcaagccccaccttaggtggagagattattaaaaataaacttaagggcgcctgggtggctcagatggttgggcatctgccttcggctcaggtcatgatcccagcatcctgggatcgggtcccgcatcgggctccctgctccttgggagcctgcttctccctctgcctctctctctctctgtctctcatgaataaatatataaaatctttaaaaataaataaataaataaataaaaataaacttcaaaaaaatatctCGGTCCATCCCAATTACCAGCTCCTGGGGAAAAAATACCTGACTGGCCCAGCTTGGAATAGGGATGTATCAAGAGGGCTAATCAACTGTGGCCAAGTGGTATGGCAAGAAGGTACAAAAATGTTGTGGCCCCACACtatggtggtggtggcagtgggtgGCCTCAGGGAATGGGCCTTATGAGCTGAGCATATGCCCTAAAAGATCCTTGC is part of the Zalophus californianus isolate mZalCal1 chromosome 14, mZalCal1.pri.v2, whole genome shotgun sequence genome and encodes:
- the LOC113912462 gene encoding uncharacterized protein LOC113912462 isoform X4 produces the protein MGMGESLKDFRSVRLLTMFSAWPWPAPPIKDCNTPAGLGLRGAPQRLPRRTLQSACPERWALSRAAASRGLAPRPRAPGGLARAVGAVAAARGGRLRRCGGCGAESRPPRPARSSSGMEVLDEFDSELPQSVTFCQLISEEDFERQAATYTERALRRLFRSIDRNPALAERVAKFFCAVQGELNCCNSMGALEMHQRLEQLKRSIHRVHLYSQDAKKKRRKPKPKKPEPILLRDRSTSPCLPPALLPPPPLLSPATTMAAVVAPSPPVYTMPRVFGPFPPLPSKSMEKLEVARSEVKLNWPGLSSNPKRHMVDLTPLVLNPGGFHFSYLAGNSAHKLRCPGFPWTSACSGPPSTEETALPPVKASIFTPPVLLKFQPVPRPKDDSENDPSSTESGTPKRGP